A genome region from Mauremys reevesii isolate NIE-2019 linkage group 12, ASM1616193v1, whole genome shotgun sequence includes the following:
- the LOC120375838 gene encoding zinc finger protein 420-like, with protein PFYCSECGKTFTCSSSFSVHQRIHTGERPFDCSECGKSFITSSDLSKHQRIHTGKRPYECHECGKSFSSSSALSQHQRIHTGERPYECRECGKSFNSSSGLSKHQRIHTGERPFYCSECGKTFTCSSALSIHQRIHTGERPYECHECGKSFTRSSALCQHQRIHTGERPYECRECGKTFSRSSGLSKHQRIHTGERLFDCSECGKTFTCSSAISVHQRIHTGERLFDCSECGKTFTYRSVLSQHQRIHTGERPYECRECGKSFISSSGLSKHQRIHTGERPFYCSECGITFTCSSAFSVHQRIHTGERPYECRECGKSFTSSSAFSVHQRIHTGERPYECHECGKSFITSSDLSKHQIIHTGKRPYECHECGKSFSSSSGLSKHHKIHTGERPYKCSECGKTFNHSSHLLTHLRIH; from the coding sequence cccttttattgcagtgagtgtggaaaaaccttcacttgcagctcatccttttctgttcatcagagaatccacacaggggagaggccctttgattgcagtgagtgtgggaaaagctttattaccagctcagacctttctaaacatcagagaatccacacagggaagaggccctatgaatgtcatgagtgtgggaaaagcttctctagcagctcagccctttctcaacatcagagaatccacacaggggagaggccctatgaatgccgtgagtgtgggaaaagcttcaatagcagctcaggcctttctaaacatcagagaatccacacaggggagaggcccttttattgcagtgagtgtggaaaaaccttcacttgcagctcagccctttctattcatcagagaatccacacaggggagaggccctatgaatgccatgagtgtgggaaaagcttcactaggagCTCAGCCCTttgtcaacatcagagaatccacacaggggagaggccctatgaatgccgtgagtgtgggaaaaccttcagtcggagttcaggcctttctaaacatcagagaatccacacaggggagaggctctttgattgcagtgagtgtgggaaaaccttcacttgcagctcagccatttctgttcatcagagaatccacacaggggagaggctctttgattgcagtgagtgtgggaaaaccttcacttacagatcagtcctttctcaacatcagagaatccacacaggggagaggccctatgaatgccgtgagtgtgggaaaagcttcattagcagTTCAggactttctaaacatcagagaatccacacaggggagaggcccttttattgcagtgagtgtggaataaccttcacttgcagctcagccttttctgttcatcagagaatccacacaggggagaggccctatgaatgccgtgagtgtgggaaaagcttcactagcagctcagccttttctgttcatcagagaatccacacaggggagaggccctatgaatgtcatgagtgtgggaaaagctttattaccagctcagacctttctaaacatcagataatccacacagggaagaggccctatgaatgtcatgagtgtgggaaaagcttctctagcagctcaggcctttctaaacatcacaaaatccacaccggtgagagaccttataaatgcagtgagtgtgggaaaaccttcaatcacagctcacaccttcttacccatctcagaatccac